Proteins encoded in a region of the Paenibacillus sp. W2I17 genome:
- a CDS encoding GNAT family N-acetyltransferase has translation MKMNVQITSILAEQKELFLNLYNLYLYDLSEFSGEDLLEEGKYDPTNTYLYLERDELHPFLIQYEGKVIGFVLVCSPPYVPEGVDYTVQELFLVKKYRGQGLAAQAVDLVFAQFEGTFKVEQLANNAAAVSFWKKYYEQYQINYTESEYSIEIDNIAGSHQILSQTFVHRI, from the coding sequence ATGAAGATGAATGTGCAAATTACGAGTATTTTGGCAGAACAAAAGGAATTGTTTCTCAACCTGTACAACTTGTATTTATATGATCTGTCTGAATTTTCTGGTGAGGATCTACTTGAAGAGGGGAAATATGATCCAACGAACACCTATCTATATCTGGAACGCGATGAATTACATCCGTTTTTGATTCAGTATGAAGGAAAGGTTATTGGATTCGTACTGGTGTGCTCACCTCCATATGTGCCGGAAGGTGTGGATTATACCGTGCAAGAGCTGTTCCTGGTTAAAAAGTATCGCGGACAGGGGCTAGCAGCACAAGCGGTTGACTTGGTTTTTGCTCAATTTGAGGGTACATTCAAAGTAGAACAGCTCGCTAATAATGCGGCAGCAGTTTCATTCTGGAAAAAATATTATGAGCAGTATCAGATCAACTACACCGAGTCTGAATATAGCATTGAGATTGACAACATCGCTGGCAGCCACCAGATTTTGTCCCAGACTTTTGTGCATCGAATATAG
- a CDS encoding PhzF family phenazine biosynthesis protein produces MSNITVYHYDAFSTVPGQGNPAGVVFDADHFSETEMQQIAYKVGFNETVFVLNSEVADVRLRYFTPGHEINLCGHATMASLYGLKTRGMLSDKELITIETNVGTLPIRFERNADTIYMEMKQDQPQFIPFQGDIEKLVSAINLTLDEVDHSTPIVYGSTGTWTVLIPIRELNSFMKMKPDSSLFPGILIDNPKASLHPFCFETRYSDVMMHARHFSSPYSGTTEDPVTGTASGVMGAYYLTYVKPEIDKVQFVVEQGHEIGRDGKVQVSVIRDGEDMDVRIKGTAVFVREMNVALAT; encoded by the coding sequence ATGAGTAATATTACGGTCTATCATTATGATGCTTTCTCTACAGTTCCCGGTCAAGGTAACCCTGCAGGAGTGGTTTTTGATGCTGATCATTTCAGTGAGACGGAGATGCAGCAGATCGCTTATAAGGTTGGTTTTAATGAGACGGTATTTGTGTTGAACTCTGAAGTAGCTGACGTCCGATTACGTTATTTTACACCTGGCCATGAGATTAATCTGTGTGGTCATGCCACAATGGCATCACTGTATGGTTTGAAGACGCGTGGGATGTTAAGTGACAAAGAGTTGATCACAATTGAAACCAATGTAGGTACATTACCCATACGATTTGAGCGCAATGCCGACACCATTTACATGGAAATGAAACAGGATCAGCCACAGTTTATACCGTTCCAGGGGGATATCGAGAAGCTGGTAAGCGCCATCAATCTCACTCTGGATGAGGTTGACCATTCTACGCCAATCGTTTATGGAAGTACAGGAACCTGGACGGTATTAATCCCGATTCGTGAACTGAACTCTTTTATGAAGATGAAACCGGATTCTTCGCTGTTCCCAGGAATTTTAATTGATAATCCTAAGGCTTCCCTTCATCCCTTTTGTTTCGAAACCCGTTATTCCGATGTGATGATGCATGCCAGACATTTTTCATCACCTTACTCTGGTACGACGGAAGATCCAGTGACTGGAACAGCCTCCGGGGTGATGGGTGCTTATTATTTAACCTATGTGAAACCGGAGATCGATAAGGTACAGTTTGTGGTAGAACAGGGGCATGAGATTGGAAGAGATGGAAAAGTTCAAGTGAGTGTGATTCGGGATGGTGAGGATATGGATGTCAGAATTAAGGGCACAGCTGTTTTTGTGCGTGAAATGAACGTTGCATTGGCGACCTGA
- a CDS encoding adenylyl-sulfate kinase, whose protein sequence is MMARRLILIEGLPGSGKSTVAKMVSEILIEQGKKVQLFQEGDLEHPADYEGVSFYYAGDFEALLKTHEEYREILESNATAHDQGFLIPYRKMKEQWGIELPDHLLQDIFSRDIYEIPFEQNVKLTTGKWQDFTQNVLSTNDDCITIFECCFIQNPLTMGLVKCNQSKEQNVQYVLELGRNIHALNPLLIYIDQKDISYTFDKAVSERPKEWSEGFINYYTNQGLGQAQGYQGVEGTVQVLQERKKLESEIYGLLQMDKVWLDNSDYDRKACRHKLEKILQ, encoded by the coding sequence ATGATGGCAAGGCGATTAATACTGATTGAAGGGTTACCGGGTTCAGGCAAGTCAACGGTTGCCAAAATGGTTTCCGAAATTTTGATAGAACAAGGCAAGAAGGTACAACTATTTCAAGAAGGGGACCTGGAGCACCCTGCTGATTACGAGGGCGTATCTTTTTATTATGCTGGAGACTTCGAGGCTTTATTGAAAACGCATGAAGAATACAGAGAGATTCTGGAAAGCAATGCGACGGCCCATGATCAAGGTTTCCTGATTCCTTATCGTAAGATGAAAGAACAATGGGGAATAGAGCTTCCCGATCACCTTCTACAGGATATTTTCAGCCGAGATATTTACGAAATTCCTTTTGAGCAAAATGTTAAGCTGACTACCGGGAAGTGGCAAGATTTCACCCAAAACGTGTTAAGCACGAATGATGACTGCATCACGATATTTGAGTGTTGTTTTATCCAGAATCCACTAACCATGGGTCTCGTAAAATGCAATCAATCCAAAGAGCAGAACGTGCAGTATGTATTGGAACTGGGGCGTAACATCCATGCTCTGAATCCGCTTCTCATCTATATCGACCAGAAAGATATATCCTATACCTTTGATAAGGCGGTTAGTGAAAGACCAAAAGAATGGTCAGAGGGATTCATTAATTATTATACGAACCAGGGTTTGGGGCAGGCACAGGGTTATCAGGGTGTTGAGGGTACGGTACAGGTTTTGCAGGAAAGAAAGAAGCTGGAGTCCGAAATCTATGGGTTACTACAAATGGATAAGGTATGGCTGGATAATTCGGATTATGACCGCAAGGCTTGTAGGCACAAGCTAGAAAAGATTCTGCAGTAA
- a CDS encoding Type 1 glutamine amidotransferase-like domain-containing protein, which translates to MTTLVLLSDLVFKSNDKLDQRILRLFNSEQPSIGYIPSCSDPERKYFEHTRRYYNQIGIDNIQFYDLDLEYEERTFGSIFECDAIHLSGGNTFYFLSLLQKRNVLGLLHSYVKSGGILIGVSAGSILTTPTIEIAGYGEDADENNVDLKDMGALGLVDFEFAPHWDGSEDSLDSLREYNRVNRTAIYVCQDGGGVVIDGESVELYGNVRLVDYRESGSVDE; encoded by the coding sequence ATGACTACGTTGGTTCTGCTAAGTGATTTGGTATTCAAATCTAACGATAAATTGGATCAGAGAATACTACGCTTATTTAACAGTGAACAGCCTTCCATCGGATATATCCCTTCGTGCTCCGACCCGGAGCGGAAGTATTTTGAACACACTAGACGTTACTATAATCAAATAGGAATAGATAACATTCAATTTTACGATCTTGATCTGGAGTATGAGGAGAGAACATTTGGCTCTATTTTCGAATGTGATGCGATTCATCTATCCGGAGGGAATACGTTTTATTTTCTAAGTTTATTACAGAAGAGAAATGTGCTTGGTTTGTTGCATTCCTATGTGAAGAGTGGCGGCATTCTGATTGGGGTCAGTGCAGGCAGTATTTTGACTACACCTACGATAGAGATAGCAGGGTATGGGGAAGATGCTGATGAAAACAATGTAGATCTGAAAGATATGGGAGCACTGGGACTCGTTGATTTTGAATTTGCACCGCACTGGGATGGTTCGGAAGACAGCCTGGATTCATTAAGAGAGTATAACCGTGTTAATCGTACGGCGATTTACGTGTGCCAAGATGGTGGCGGGGTTGTAATTGATGGTGAAAGCGTAGAGTTATATGGAAATGTGCGTCTCGTAGATTACAGAGAGAGTGGGTCTGTTGATGAGTAA
- a CDS encoding NUDIX hydrolase, protein MTTADNNNVSYEQNNNKFNFRVAGIVMDAGRVLLHTTEQDDFWNLPGGRVKLNETTEAAIVREMMEELGVHVEAQRLAYVSEDFFEYDGLKYHEVGFYYLITLPEAHKLYSEVEFKGLEDNGKLTFQWFSLDELEHMEVYPVFLKKELSNLLDVKGIRHFIQK, encoded by the coding sequence ATGACCACTGCAGATAACAATAATGTATCGTATGAACAAAATAACAACAAATTCAACTTTCGTGTGGCAGGTATTGTGATGGATGCGGGAAGAGTTCTTTTGCATACGACTGAACAGGATGATTTCTGGAATCTGCCCGGAGGTCGGGTGAAATTAAACGAGACAACAGAAGCGGCTATTGTGCGAGAGATGATGGAGGAACTGGGTGTTCATGTAGAAGCGCAAAGGCTTGCATATGTTAGTGAAGATTTCTTTGAATATGATGGCCTGAAGTATCATGAAGTTGGCTTTTATTATCTCATAACATTGCCGGAAGCCCATAAGCTCTATAGCGAAGTTGAATTCAAAGGTCTAGAGGATAACGGTAAGTTAACTTTCCAATGGTTTTCCTTGGACGAACTAGAGCATATGGAAGTTTACCCTGTGTTTTTGAAAAAGGAACTGAGTAATCTTCTTGATGTAAAAGGCATCAGACACTTCATTCAGAAATAG
- a CDS encoding LytTR family DNA-binding domain-containing protein, translated as MKVIFEENTAIEKRVVKVVTHPEERSKWDRIEKAIGQSETQLTVIHAKNNRNIQIQLSSVVAIESEDRMCCVRVITGERYLLNKRLKFVEEDLDDVHFVKINNQTIINTRYITAFSATDHARIKVDLTDSSSYFVSRFYIKNFRGKLS; from the coding sequence GTGAAAGTCATTTTTGAAGAGAACACAGCAATTGAAAAAAGGGTGGTCAAAGTCGTTACTCATCCTGAGGAGAGATCGAAGTGGGATCGTATTGAAAAAGCGATCGGCCAATCGGAAACCCAACTAACGGTCATCCATGCCAAGAATAATCGCAACATACAGATTCAATTGAGCTCGGTGGTCGCCATTGAGTCAGAGGATCGGATGTGTTGTGTACGTGTGATTACAGGCGAGAGATACCTGCTTAACAAACGCTTGAAATTTGTGGAAGAAGACTTGGATGACGTTCATTTTGTGAAAATTAATAATCAAACGATCATCAACACACGGTATATCACCGCATTCTCTGCAACAGACCATGCTCGGATTAAGGTAGATCTGACCGATAGCTCCAGTTACTTTGTCAGTCGATTTTATATTAAAAACTTTAGGGGGAAATTATCATGA
- a CDS encoding aminoglycoside adenylyltransferase domain-containing protein yields MNGKTVLDSVTRMLKEELTDALVGIYLHGSMAMGCFHPNQSDIDILVVSREKRSADTYRRIAQKLMHIEDEMHITKGFELSIVLESTIVAMAYPTPFEFHYSAYHREKYRTDEQYLCGGYEDLDLVAHMAVIYERGIVLDGKPIKNLFQPENREHMIASITSDASSAMEEIVDNPVYYVLNLSRVLLYVKDSVIHSKREAGAWALTELPAKYTDVISQCLAKYNGELENVNLSEALLLDYAEYMLNQIQVKGE; encoded by the coding sequence TTGAATGGAAAAACTGTTTTAGATAGCGTTACTCGTATGTTGAAAGAAGAATTAACGGATGCATTGGTGGGGATATATTTACACGGTTCTATGGCCATGGGATGCTTTCATCCGAACCAGAGTGATATCGATATATTGGTCGTTAGCCGGGAAAAGCGATCTGCCGACACCTATCGAAGGATTGCACAAAAGTTAATGCATATTGAAGATGAGATGCACATTACGAAAGGCTTTGAACTCAGTATTGTACTGGAATCTACGATTGTTGCTATGGCATACCCTACTCCTTTTGAGTTTCATTATTCTGCCTATCACCGGGAGAAATATCGAACGGATGAGCAATATCTATGTGGTGGATATGAAGATCTGGATCTGGTAGCACATATGGCGGTCATCTATGAGCGAGGTATTGTGCTGGATGGCAAACCCATTAAGAATCTGTTCCAACCGGAAAATCGTGAACATATGATTGCCTCAATCACATCGGACGCGAGTTCAGCTATGGAAGAAATTGTGGACAACCCAGTCTACTATGTATTGAACCTGTCCCGGGTTCTCTTGTATGTGAAAGATTCAGTCATTCACTCCAAGCGAGAAGCAGGAGCATGGGCGCTCACAGAGCTACCCGCTAAATACACGGACGTCATCTCACAATGTCTTGCAAAGTACAATGGTGAACTGGAAAATGTGAATTTGAGTGAAGCATTACTTCTGGATTATGCGGAATATATGTTGAATCAGATCCAAGTGAAGGGAGAATAA
- a CDS encoding PTS glucose transporter subunit IIA — protein sequence MIWKWKNNKSAKTSETISVASPFTGTCVSLEEVPDEAFAQGLMGPGVAMIPQEGRLVAPIDGTVVHLIKSHHAVMIEHTSGLQLLLHIGMNTVSLKGQGFTPQVQTGDQVTIGQTLIEFDLNAIASAGYPVITPVIVANAAEQPWESHPEYGSVEAGMGTIMKVSLSK from the coding sequence ATGATCTGGAAATGGAAAAACAACAAATCTGCCAAAACATCTGAAACAATATCCGTCGCCTCCCCGTTCACCGGAACCTGCGTCAGTTTGGAAGAAGTGCCTGACGAAGCGTTTGCGCAAGGACTTATGGGACCGGGAGTTGCAATGATTCCCCAAGAGGGCAGGCTGGTCGCCCCTATCGACGGCACTGTGGTGCACCTGATCAAATCGCACCATGCCGTAATGATTGAGCATACTTCCGGGCTGCAGCTGCTGCTGCATATCGGTATGAACACTGTCAGCCTAAAAGGACAGGGCTTCACACCCCAAGTGCAGACCGGGGATCAGGTCACTATCGGTCAGACTCTGATTGAATTTGACCTGAATGCGATCGCTTCAGCCGGTTATCCGGTCATCACCCCTGTCATCGTTGCGAATGCGGCTGAACAGCCGTGGGAGTCGCACCCGGAGTATGGCAGCGTAGAAGCAGGCATGGGAACTATCATGAAAGTCAGCTTGTCCAAATAA
- a CDS encoding GNAT family N-acetyltransferase has product MEFVGEKVRITTVTEQDLDFICQLECDTNIWSFEETVETDEEKVREKYRSHFAVADEKPYAYDFVIRRLNDPEDTPIGIVQMWSYVDYRKSWELGYGVLSEYAGNGYGSEATRLLLQFAFQELQAHKVVGMCNSQNVRSAALMQHVGMTREAVYQEELWWNNQWTDQYFFSILDREFKSV; this is encoded by the coding sequence ATGGAATTCGTGGGAGAGAAGGTAAGAATAACAACAGTCACAGAGCAGGACCTCGACTTCATATGTCAACTTGAATGTGACACAAACATTTGGAGCTTTGAGGAAACTGTTGAAACGGATGAGGAAAAGGTCCGTGAGAAATATCGCAGCCATTTTGCTGTCGCAGATGAGAAACCGTATGCCTATGATTTCGTTATACGCCGATTGAATGATCCGGAAGATACACCCATTGGTATCGTTCAGATGTGGAGTTATGTGGATTACCGAAAAAGCTGGGAACTTGGATACGGTGTGCTTTCAGAATACGCAGGCAACGGATATGGGAGCGAGGCTACACGTCTTTTGTTACAATTTGCGTTTCAAGAGTTACAAGCTCATAAGGTCGTCGGCATGTGTAATTCGCAAAACGTTCGCTCAGCAGCACTGATGCAGCATGTGGGAATGACACGGGAGGCCGTCTACCAGGAAGAACTATGGTGGAACAATCAGTGGACAGACCAGTATTTTTTCTCGATTTTGGATAGAGAGTTTAAGTCAGTCTAA
- a CDS encoding AAA family ATPase, with amino-acid sequence MYLRSVELMSAKIENRDQYPFDIPAIRSLERLELTNNVTFFVGENGSGKSTLLEGIAHQCGFNTAGGGRNNTYETHASESSLGNYLRLAWLPKITNGFFMRSESFYQFASHVDEMPASLQYYGGRSLHEQSHGESFLSLFVNRFSSKGIYLLDEPEAALSPARQLSLLRILHDLSGTSQFIIATHSPILLGYPGAEILSFDDNHIQEVVYEDTDHYQITRSFLENRDRMLNELFKD; translated from the coding sequence ATGTATCTTCGAAGTGTGGAACTCATGTCGGCCAAGATCGAGAATCGGGACCAATATCCTTTTGACATCCCCGCGATCCGATCCTTGGAACGATTGGAGCTCACGAATAACGTTACTTTTTTTGTAGGTGAAAATGGTTCAGGGAAATCTACGCTGCTGGAAGGCATCGCTCATCAATGTGGATTCAATACCGCAGGGGGTGGCAGGAATAATACCTATGAGACACATGCTTCGGAATCCTCGCTCGGGAATTATCTCAGGCTGGCCTGGTTGCCCAAAATAACGAATGGTTTCTTCATGCGCTCTGAATCGTTCTATCAATTCGCATCACATGTCGATGAGATGCCGGCGTCGCTTCAATACTATGGCGGGCGTTCATTACATGAACAATCCCATGGGGAGTCTTTTCTCAGTCTGTTCGTCAATCGCTTCAGTTCCAAAGGCATCTATCTGCTCGATGAGCCCGAAGCCGCTTTATCTCCAGCTAGGCAGCTCTCCTTATTGCGTATCCTTCATGATCTTTCGGGCACTTCACAATTCATTATTGCGACGCACTCACCGATTTTGCTGGGATATCCGGGGGCAGAGATTTTAAGTTTTGACGATAACCATATTCAAGAGGTAGTCTATGAGGATACCGATCACTACCAGATTACCCGCAGCTTTCTGGAGAACCGCGACCGGATGCTGAATGAATTATTTAAAGACTAA
- a CDS encoding PRD domain-containing protein: MSKGMILQVERVVGSNIVLARSHQNSKEYVLIGKGLGFAFKVESTVQSDDPRIEKRFRLEDREEWGQAQELMRDLDPNVIDISDRIIRLIADQFPGKLNDKIYLALPSHIQFTLYRIRNGMEILNPFLTETKLSFPKEFEIASEAAAMIGEAFGVEIPEDEAGFLTYHVYSSVNHVPVGQLVKVSNVISKLQSIIEEEGGVRFDQGSLSQARLMIHLRFSMERLYQQPMTAPTFAQYVKNEYTSEYQLARKLSAVMAEDLGTEVPEEETAFLAMHLYRLFQTHAKTNNRKDNTQ; this comes from the coding sequence GTGAGTAAAGGAATGATTCTGCAGGTGGAGCGGGTCGTCGGCAGCAATATTGTTCTGGCCCGGTCGCACCAGAATAGCAAGGAGTATGTATTGATTGGCAAAGGGTTGGGATTTGCGTTCAAAGTGGAAAGCACCGTGCAGTCCGATGATCCGCGGATTGAGAAAAGGTTCCGGCTGGAAGACCGGGAGGAATGGGGGCAGGCTCAGGAGCTGATGAGGGACTTGGACCCCAATGTCATCGACATCTCTGACCGAATTATCCGTCTCATCGCTGATCAGTTTCCCGGCAAGCTGAATGACAAGATCTATCTTGCTCTTCCGAGTCATATTCAGTTCACCTTATATCGTATCCGCAACGGGATGGAGATTCTGAACCCTTTTCTTACGGAGACAAAGCTCAGTTTTCCGAAAGAATTCGAAATCGCCTCGGAAGCGGCGGCCATGATCGGAGAGGCTTTTGGCGTAGAGATACCGGAAGATGAGGCGGGGTTCCTGACATACCATGTGTACTCCTCCGTAAATCACGTCCCTGTCGGACAGTTGGTTAAGGTATCCAATGTGATCAGCAAGCTTCAGTCGATTATTGAAGAGGAGGGTGGCGTTCGCTTTGATCAGGGCAGCCTTAGCCAGGCAAGACTCATGATACACCTGCGCTTCTCCATGGAACGCCTGTATCAGCAGCCGATGACGGCCCCCACCTTCGCACAATATGTGAAAAATGAATATACGTCCGAATACCAGCTAGCCAGAAAACTGAGCGCTGTAATGGCCGAGGATTTGGGTACAGAAGTGCCCGAGGAAGAAACGGCTTTTCTCGCAATGCATTTATACCGGCTTTTTCAAACCCATGCCAAAACCAACAACAGAAAGGACAACACACAATGA
- a CDS encoding DUF4188 domain-containing protein, whose product MANIYKGRYSAQIEGEFVVFIIGMRINRLWAIHKWLPVFKSMGPMIKELYMNPETGFLSTEYFISWRGVTLLQYWRSYDELEKYARGGLHLEAWKKFNRSIGTDGTVGIYHETYKTQLGSFETIYANMPKFGLAKASDHVPATGRMETSRRRMGGENDPAVEAPENP is encoded by the coding sequence GTGGCGAACATATATAAGGGAAGATATTCCGCTCAGATTGAGGGAGAATTTGTTGTTTTTATCATCGGAATGAGGATCAATCGTCTGTGGGCTATACACAAATGGCTGCCTGTCTTTAAGTCCATGGGCCCGATGATTAAAGAACTGTATATGAATCCGGAGACCGGATTTCTGAGTACAGAGTATTTTATAAGTTGGCGTGGGGTGACGCTACTCCAATACTGGCGCTCTTACGATGAATTGGAGAAATACGCACGGGGCGGATTACACTTGGAAGCTTGGAAAAAATTCAACCGATCCATTGGTACTGACGGGACTGTAGGGATCTATCATGAGACATACAAAACACAGTTGGGTTCCTTCGAAACCATATACGCCAACATGCCCAAATTCGGATTAGCTAAAGCGTCTGACCATGTGCCAGCGACAGGCAGGATGGAGACATCCAGACGCAGAATGGGCGGAGAGAATGACCCGGCCGTGGAAGCACCAGAGAATCCTTAA
- a CDS encoding phosphoglycerate mutase family protein, producing the protein MDITFIRHGHGEHLMDYPNQLNCLHPGLTELGKSQVIALRKQVVFAPEDVILVSPTKRTIETAQLLTPNKNLVFFSPLVGPRMFPQNPEFVPFVCDQIYSKEELSHHYADIRLVELGLDCWEESINQMDACRFKILAEQLLEWCRKQSGNTFIISHDGTISNYRILLGEKGLTKSDFLGEAGQYIIRNV; encoded by the coding sequence ATGGACATTACATTTATTCGTCATGGTCATGGCGAACACTTGATGGATTACCCTAATCAATTAAATTGCCTGCACCCTGGCCTCACTGAATTGGGAAAAAGTCAGGTTATAGCGTTGCGTAAACAAGTGGTTTTTGCTCCTGAAGACGTCATTTTGGTTAGTCCAACGAAACGTACTATTGAAACAGCGCAACTCCTAACCCCTAACAAAAATCTTGTATTCTTCAGCCCGCTGGTTGGCCCAAGAATGTTTCCTCAGAATCCAGAGTTTGTTCCTTTCGTCTGCGATCAGATCTATTCCAAGGAAGAGCTCAGCCATCATTATGCTGACATAAGATTGGTTGAGCTGGGGTTGGATTGTTGGGAAGAAAGTATTAATCAGATGGATGCATGTCGGTTCAAGATATTAGCTGAACAGCTTCTTGAATGGTGCAGGAAACAGAGTGGCAATACGTTTATCATTTCACATGACGGTACGATATCGAACTACAGGATTTTACTCGGAGAAAAAGGGCTAACCAAAAGTGATTTTCTTGGTGAAGCAGGACAGTACATAATCCGAAACGTTTAA
- a CDS encoding GNAT family N-acetyltransferase — MQIIDIRQKPDVLQEAVQYFWKQWGSESSFHFYRDCIERSVDTESDVPRFYVMLDGDRIIGGYALLRSDLNSRQDLFPWFACLHVDPEYRGQNLGGQLQTHAMNEVKAKGYDKLYLCTDLTDYYEKSNWTYIGKGYLLDDEETRIYEYQI; from the coding sequence TTGCAAATTATTGATATTCGGCAGAAGCCGGACGTGCTGCAAGAAGCAGTACAGTATTTCTGGAAACAATGGGGCTCAGAATCAAGCTTTCATTTCTATCGGGATTGTATAGAGCGTTCTGTGGACACAGAGAGTGATGTGCCAAGGTTTTATGTGATGCTGGACGGAGACAGAATTATCGGTGGGTACGCATTATTACGAAGTGATCTGAATAGCAGGCAGGATCTCTTTCCATGGTTTGCATGTCTTCATGTTGATCCAGAATATCGGGGCCAGAACCTGGGTGGACAACTTCAGACCCATGCGATGAATGAGGTGAAAGCGAAAGGGTATGACAAGCTGTATTTGTGTACTGATCTGACCGATTATTACGAGAAAAGTAATTGGACTTATATCGGTAAAGGATACCTGCTTGATGATGAAGAGACGCGAATCTATGAATATCAGATTTGA
- a CDS encoding cysteine hydrolase family protein, with amino-acid sequence MKVGFIIIDMQESIVRKKMDQSSIDHACEYINHVANVLRSNDHVVVHVQDVEGMEEAPPEEYRIIPEVDVNEKDITVTKEASNAFWQTDLEQVLKSHGIELVIIAGFAAEECVLFTYNGAMERGFRPVMLQNGILSTHHEAVTSTYRDRNVISYPVVNYLIH; translated from the coding sequence ATGAAAGTAGGATTCATAATCATTGATATGCAAGAGAGTATTGTGCGGAAAAAGATGGATCAGAGCTCGATAGACCATGCTTGCGAGTACATTAACCATGTAGCTAACGTGCTGCGCTCGAATGATCATGTGGTCGTTCACGTGCAGGATGTGGAGGGCATGGAGGAGGCACCACCGGAAGAATATCGTATTATTCCCGAGGTGGATGTGAATGAGAAGGATATCACAGTTACCAAAGAAGCTTCCAATGCTTTCTGGCAAACTGATCTGGAGCAGGTGTTGAAGAGTCACGGAATTGAATTGGTGATTATCGCCGGTTTTGCTGCAGAGGAATGTGTTCTATTCACCTACAACGGAGCAATGGAGCGAGGATTCCGGCCGGTGATGTTGCAAAACGGAATTCTTAGCACCCATCATGAAGCGGTGACTTCAACGTACAGAGATCGCAATGTGATCTCATATCCTGTGGTTAATTATCTAATCCATTAA